Proteins found in one Hyalangium gracile genomic segment:
- a CDS encoding cation:dicarboxylate symporter family transporter: MGSDINTGTSETARHAPLGTRRVKSHHLYVAVIVAALAGVVVGLVAPEFAKSLKPLGSGFVSLVKMMISPIIFCTIVLGVGSIKQAAKVGHVGGLALGYFLTMSTIALAIGLFVGNLLHPGSNLQLTEALRGAGVKAGGGESKGTIDFILGIIPSTLVSALTSGEVLQALFVALLVGFAVQGMGVIGAPILRTIAYLQRLVFKVLSMIMWAAPLGAFGAMAAVVGATGVDALKSLAVIMVGFYVTCLVFVFVVLGLILRLATGFSVFRLLKYLAREFLLILSTSSSETALPRLIAKMEHLGVSRPVVGVVVPTGYSFNLDGTAIYLTMASLFIANALGKPLSLSEQIGLLLFMIVASKGAAGVTGAGIATLAGGLQSHRPELVDGVGFIIGIDRFMSEARALTNFAGNAIATVLIGKWTGEMDRDRAEKVLAGTLPFDEHHHEASEEHHEPVPAAESGGKAG, translated from the coding sequence ATGGGGAGCGACATCAACACCGGGACTTCGGAGACGGCGCGCCATGCGCCGCTGGGGACTCGCCGGGTCAAGTCGCACCACCTCTACGTGGCCGTCATCGTGGCCGCCCTCGCTGGCGTCGTCGTGGGGCTGGTGGCGCCGGAGTTCGCCAAGTCCCTCAAGCCGCTGGGCAGCGGCTTCGTCAGCCTCGTGAAGATGATGATCAGCCCCATCATCTTCTGCACCATCGTGCTCGGGGTCGGCTCGATCAAGCAGGCCGCGAAGGTGGGCCACGTCGGTGGGCTCGCGCTCGGCTACTTCCTGACGATGTCCACGATCGCGCTGGCGATCGGCCTCTTCGTCGGCAACCTGCTGCACCCGGGCTCCAACCTCCAGCTCACGGAGGCCCTGCGTGGCGCGGGCGTCAAGGCTGGCGGCGGCGAGAGCAAGGGGACGATCGACTTCATCCTCGGCATCATCCCCTCGACGCTCGTGTCCGCCCTGACCTCCGGGGAGGTGCTCCAGGCCCTGTTCGTGGCGCTGCTCGTGGGCTTCGCCGTGCAGGGCATGGGGGTGATCGGCGCGCCCATCCTGCGGACGATTGCCTACCTCCAGCGCCTCGTCTTCAAGGTGCTGTCGATGATCATGTGGGCCGCGCCGCTGGGAGCGTTCGGCGCCATGGCCGCCGTCGTCGGCGCGACGGGCGTCGATGCGCTCAAGAGCCTCGCGGTCATCATGGTGGGCTTCTACGTGACGTGCCTCGTCTTCGTGTTCGTCGTGCTGGGGCTCATCCTGCGGCTGGCGACCGGGTTCTCGGTGTTCCGGCTGCTGAAGTACCTGGCCCGTGAGTTCCTGCTCATCCTGTCGACGTCGTCCTCCGAGACCGCGCTGCCCCGGCTCATCGCGAAGATGGAGCACCTGGGCGTCTCGCGGCCCGTCGTCGGCGTCGTCGTGCCCACGGGCTACTCGTTCAACCTCGATGGCACGGCCATCTACCTCACGATGGCCTCGCTGTTCATCGCCAACGCGCTCGGAAAGCCCCTCTCGCTGAGCGAGCAGATCGGCCTGCTCCTGTTCATGATCGTCGCCTCCAAGGGCGCCGCCGGGGTGACGGGGGCCGGAATCGCCACGCTCGCCGGTGGCCTCCAGTCGCATCGGCCCGAGCTCGTCGATGGTGTCGGGTTCATCATCGGCATCGATCGCTTCATGTCCGAGGCTCGCGCGCTGACGAACTTCGCGGGCAACGCGATCGCCACGGTGCTCATCGGCAAGTGGACCGGGGAGATGGACAGGGACAGGGCCGAGAAGGTGCTCGCGGGCACGCTCCCGTTCGACGAGCATCACCACGAGGCCAGCGAGGAGCATCACGAGCCGGTTCCGGCCGCTGAGAGCGGGGGCAAGGCGGGATAG
- a CDS encoding ATP-binding cassette domain-containing protein produces MKAAAPRGSNTLVCSTHQLTRGFDSAPVFENLQLEVHEQERVGLVGPNGCGKTTLLRLLAGQDKPDAGSIAIRKGARVGYLSQIPVYEDGVSVRQVLEQSFAEVLEVAERMRRLEARMAQPETGAEAGLMERLLKEYEHLQLEHERLEGYSVQAKVTAVCEGLGIPERLQSSMFVTLSGGEKTKVGLARDTVIGSFR; encoded by the coding sequence ATGAAGGCCGCCGCACCCAGAGGGTCGAACACGCTGGTCTGTAGCACCCATCAGTTGACCCGGGGCTTCGACAGTGCCCCGGTCTTCGAGAACCTGCAGCTCGAGGTGCATGAGCAGGAGCGGGTCGGCCTCGTCGGGCCCAATGGCTGTGGCAAGACGACGCTGCTCCGCCTGCTGGCGGGCCAGGACAAGCCGGACGCGGGCAGCATCGCCATCCGCAAGGGCGCCCGGGTCGGGTATCTGTCGCAGATCCCGGTGTACGAGGACGGAGTCTCCGTCCGGCAGGTGCTCGAGCAGTCCTTCGCCGAGGTGCTGGAGGTCGCCGAGCGGATGCGCCGGCTCGAGGCGCGAATGGCCCAGCCGGAGACCGGCGCCGAGGCCGGGCTGATGGAGCGGCTCCTCAAGGAGTACGAGCACCTCCAGCTTGAGCATGAGCGGCTGGAGGGCTACAGCGTGCAGGCCAAGGTGACGGCGGTCTGCGAGGGCCTGGGCATCCCGGAGAGGCTGCAGTCCTCGATGTTCGTCACGCTGAGCGGTGGCGAGAAGACCAAGGTGGGGCTGGCGCGGGACACGGTGATCGGCTCGTTCCGCTAG
- a CDS encoding AAA family ATPase, whose product MPTVHLICGSTGAGKTTYALVLADRVGAIRFSIDEWMASLFMMDYPLKPDLAWALERTARCEAQMWRMAEQLLARGHDVIFDVGLSKREHRDRFRARAAQVGFPTRLHFLDVDANTRRERVRRRNTEQAATYSFEVTDAMFDFMEGFFERPTADELVGAEVIPGPPP is encoded by the coding sequence ATGCCAACGGTGCACTTGATCTGCGGCTCCACGGGAGCTGGCAAGACGACCTACGCGCTGGTGCTCGCCGACCGCGTCGGGGCGATCCGCTTCTCCATCGATGAGTGGATGGCCTCGCTGTTCATGATGGACTATCCCCTGAAGCCCGATCTGGCCTGGGCGCTGGAGAGAACCGCGCGGTGCGAGGCACAGATGTGGCGCATGGCCGAGCAGCTCCTCGCGCGTGGGCATGACGTCATCTTCGACGTGGGGCTGTCCAAGCGCGAGCACCGGGACAGGTTCCGGGCCCGCGCCGCGCAGGTGGGCTTCCCCACCCGACTTCACTTCCTCGACGTGGACGCCAACACCCGCCGCGAGCGCGTCCGCCGCCGCAATACCGAGCAGGCCGCCACCTATTCATTCGAGGTGACCGACGCCATGTTCGACTTCATGGAGGGATTCTTCGAGCGACCGACCGCCGACGAGCTGGTAGGCGCGGAGGTCATCCCAGGCCCACCTCCCTGA
- a CDS encoding VOC family protein, translating into MAIRFNHTILPSRDAARSARFTAEVLGLPAPRRSGFFHVIDIADAASIDYAEPPVDFHGQHVAFLVSDAEFDAILARIRERGIEHWADPRKSKPGQINHLHGGRGVYFDDPDGNHLECITVPYSKEE; encoded by the coding sequence GTGGCCATCCGCTTCAACCACACCATCCTTCCGTCTCGCGACGCCGCACGTTCCGCACGCTTCACCGCTGAAGTTCTGGGCCTTCCCGCGCCCCGCAGGTCTGGCTTCTTCCACGTCATCGACATCGCCGATGCGGCCAGCATCGATTACGCCGAGCCCCCCGTGGACTTCCACGGTCAGCACGTCGCGTTCCTCGTCAGCGACGCCGAGTTCGATGCGATCCTCGCTCGGATACGCGAGCGTGGCATCGAGCACTGGGCTGACCCGCGCAAGTCGAAGCCCGGCCAGATCAACCACCTACACGGTGGGCGCGGCGTGTACTTCGACGATCCCGACGGGAATCACCTCGAGTGCATCACGGTGCCGTACTCGAAGGAGGAGTAA
- a CDS encoding AAA family ATPase, whose translation MVKLKRLKIDQFRNVTPGTELRFRDSFNVLLGKNGTGKTTLLNLIVSILSWNFSPLLRAPFSIEYDLEAPGARATIRLRNRLAGGTTPPDPGLTPDMRGLFEEGLRARSERYETSGEIILSGQRLPHERALKFDGSKLTLCELDGSLIDEWISSAPIAGAQMMWSVVQLMMFQLPEKASEYRGVTLTLALLAGYNLLLLQRFDESLEYLNEITHSEQSCSAHSLENKGQYAVSFRDGSPASFATRIQQQIQEAPDTDELRVETGTSGAEFLERVIQLLGFKSAKIRLQRTARRTEPQGMEIIDFGNMRFDFTKSDRSIINHTLLSYGQKRLLSFYYYLACNPTCVVADELVNGMHHEWIEACLNDLGERQSFLTSQNPLLLDYLGFESADEVRSSFVLCRSEQQGEREILRWENMTAEDAEGFFSAYQVGIQHVSEILRTRGLW comes from the coding sequence ATGGTCAAGCTCAAGCGCCTGAAGATCGACCAGTTCCGAAATGTGACGCCGGGGACTGAGCTGCGCTTCCGGGACTCGTTCAACGTGCTGCTCGGGAAGAACGGCACGGGCAAGACCACGCTGCTGAACCTCATCGTGTCGATCTTGAGCTGGAATTTCAGCCCACTGCTTAGAGCCCCGTTCTCGATCGAATATGACCTGGAGGCACCGGGCGCGCGAGCGACAATCCGACTTCGCAACAGGCTAGCGGGAGGCACAACTCCGCCAGATCCAGGGTTGACTCCAGATATGCGTGGGCTCTTTGAGGAAGGTCTGCGTGCGCGCAGTGAGCGCTATGAGACCTCGGGCGAGATCATCCTGAGTGGGCAGAGATTGCCTCATGAGCGCGCTCTCAAGTTCGACGGCTCGAAACTGACCCTGTGTGAGCTGGATGGCTCCCTCATAGACGAGTGGATTTCTTCAGCTCCGATCGCGGGCGCACAAATGATGTGGAGCGTCGTGCAGCTCATGATGTTTCAGCTTCCGGAGAAGGCCTCGGAGTACCGAGGGGTGACGCTGACGCTCGCACTCCTCGCAGGGTACAACCTCCTACTCCTTCAACGCTTCGATGAATCCCTGGAATATCTCAACGAAATTACCCACTCGGAGCAGTCTTGCTCCGCACACTCCTTAGAGAACAAGGGGCAGTATGCAGTCAGCTTCCGTGACGGAAGCCCCGCGTCATTCGCTACGAGAATCCAACAGCAAATCCAGGAGGCTCCAGACACTGATGAACTCCGGGTCGAAACAGGTACATCAGGAGCCGAATTCCTCGAGCGTGTGATCCAACTCCTCGGCTTCAAGTCCGCAAAGATTCGTCTCCAACGCACCGCCCGTAGGACCGAGCCTCAAGGGATGGAGATCATCGACTTCGGCAACATGCGCTTCGACTTCACCAAGTCCGATCGTTCCATCATCAATCACACGCTGCTGAGCTACGGGCAGAAGCGATTGCTCTCCTTCTACTACTACCTGGCATGCAACCCAACCTGCGTGGTGGCGGACGAACTGGTCAACGGCATGCACCACGAGTGGATCGAGGCCTGCCTCAATGATTTGGGAGAGCGGCAGTCCTTCCTGACGAGTCAGAATCCGCTGCTGCTCGACTACCTGGGCTTCGAGTCCGCCGACGAGGTCCGCTCTTCCTTCGTCTTGTGCCGATCGGAGCAACAAGGAGAGCGCGAGATCTTGCGCTGGGAGAACATGACCGCCGAAGACGCGGAAGGCTTCTTCAGTGCCTACCAGGTGGGCATCCAGCACGTCAGCGAGATCCTCCGGACCCGAGGATTGTGGTGA
- a CDS encoding NUDIX domain-containing protein, whose protein sequence is MSIKTISSREVYRNRWMTVREDAIERQDGSSGIYGVVSKPDFALIIPYENGAFHLVEQFRYPVQGRYLEFPQGMWEDQKDASPETVAAGELQEETGLVAGRMTYLGHVFNAPGYSTQGMHVFLAEELSPGPQRLSPEESDLVCRRVTVEEFEALVLEGRIKDASSLAAYGLLRMKKRLPPG, encoded by the coding sequence ATGAGCATCAAGACAATCTCCTCGAGAGAGGTGTACCGGAACCGGTGGATGACGGTGCGAGAGGACGCCATCGAGCGGCAGGACGGCTCGAGCGGCATCTACGGGGTGGTGAGCAAGCCGGACTTCGCGCTGATCATCCCGTACGAGAACGGCGCGTTTCATCTGGTGGAGCAGTTCCGGTATCCGGTGCAGGGCCGCTACCTGGAGTTCCCACAGGGCATGTGGGAGGACCAGAAGGACGCGTCGCCGGAGACGGTGGCCGCGGGCGAGCTGCAGGAAGAGACGGGGCTGGTGGCAGGGCGGATGACGTACCTGGGCCACGTCTTCAACGCGCCGGGCTACTCCACCCAGGGCATGCACGTGTTCCTGGCGGAGGAGCTGTCTCCGGGGCCACAGCGGCTGTCGCCGGAGGAGAGCGATCTGGTGTGCAGGCGGGTGACGGTCGAGGAGTTCGAGGCCCTCGTGCTGGAGGGCCGCATCAAGGATGCCTCGAGCCTGGCGGCCTACGGCCTGCTGCGGATGAAGAAGCGCCTACCACCCGGCTGA
- a CDS encoding pilus assembly protein N-terminal domain-containing protein: MRLLRWLLLPLLLAAPPAVAEEPPIRLAPGEQQVLDVPGLRRVAVAAPDIADVKVVGKGQLLITGQRRGRTTLTLWTDTKQFQRSLLVDAPRAEDLIRELKAFGFTELEVRTVNERLVVNGHVESVQDMRKLRSVVAGRSDVTLLVGLDARVVQAALTVTAEQINTALERAGIVAAKAVVVGQRILLEGSVSDDAEREKAQRIADSFYGELREALGPP; encoded by the coding sequence ATGCGCCTCCTTCGCTGGCTGCTCCTCCCCCTCCTCCTCGCCGCCCCGCCAGCGGTGGCTGAAGAGCCCCCCATCCGCCTGGCTCCCGGTGAGCAGCAGGTGCTCGACGTCCCCGGCCTCCGCCGCGTCGCCGTCGCCGCTCCCGACATCGCGGACGTCAAGGTGGTGGGCAAGGGCCAGCTCCTCATCACCGGCCAGCGCCGCGGGCGCACCACCCTCACGCTGTGGACGGACACGAAGCAGTTCCAGCGCTCGCTCCTGGTGGACGCCCCCCGCGCCGAGGACCTCATCCGCGAGCTCAAGGCCTTCGGCTTCACCGAGCTCGAGGTCCGCACCGTCAACGAGCGCCTCGTCGTCAACGGCCACGTCGAGTCCGTCCAGGACATGCGCAAGCTGCGCTCCGTCGTCGCCGGCCGCTCGGACGTGACGCTCCTGGTCGGCCTGGATGCCCGCGTCGTCCAGGCCGCCCTCACCGTCACCGCCGAGCAGATCAACACCGCCCTCGAGCGCGCCGGCATCGTCGCCGCCAAGGCCGTCGTCGTCGGCCAGCGCATCCTCCTCGAGGGCTCCGTCTCCGACGACGCCGAGCGCGAAAAGGCCCAGCGCATCGCCGACTCCTTCTATGGCGAGCTGCGTGAGGCGCTCGGTCCACCTTGA
- a CDS encoding cellulose synthase family protein, which translates to MTTVEIIFLGVYFAVLCVLAVYGSHRYRMAYLYYRHKFKLPTPKGVLPTLPRVTIQLPIFNEMYVVERLVDSVCRIDYPRELLEIQVLDDSTDETCGIARACVERHRRAGLNIVYIHRTNRQGFKAGALENGLKLASGEFVAVFDADFVPTPDFLRRTVPFFVDSKVGMVQVRWGHLNREFSILTQAQSIFLDGHFIIEHTARNRSGCFFNFNGTAGIWRRATIEDAGGWQHDTLTEDLDLSYRAQLKGWQFIFLPEVISPAEVPVDMNAFKSQQHRWAKGSIQTAKKLLPTILKSDLPFEVKREAFFHLTNNMAYLLMVLLSVLMPLSMVVRFHHGLYGTLFLDLPFFITATASVCFFYVATQREQGIRGWERVKYLPFLMSLGIGLAINNAKAVLEALLNQQSGFARTPKTGSEGKKVVQVKKTYLGAKTLMPLVELAFAAYFTGALWFAIDARIYTSVPFIVLFQAGFLYVGASSLLQGRLKPAEPAASIKAAAEEQAHRAA; encoded by the coding sequence ATGACCACTGTCGAGATCATCTTCCTGGGCGTGTACTTCGCCGTCCTGTGTGTGCTGGCCGTGTACGGCTCGCACCGCTACCGGATGGCGTACCTGTACTACCGCCACAAGTTCAAGCTGCCCACCCCCAAGGGCGTGCTGCCTACCCTACCGCGCGTCACCATCCAGCTGCCCATCTTCAATGAGATGTATGTGGTGGAGCGCCTGGTGGACTCGGTCTGCCGCATCGACTACCCGCGCGAGCTGCTGGAGATCCAGGTCCTGGATGACTCCACGGACGAGACGTGCGGCATCGCCCGCGCGTGCGTGGAGCGCCACCGCCGGGCCGGCCTCAACATCGTCTATATCCACCGCACCAACCGCCAGGGCTTCAAGGCGGGCGCGCTGGAGAACGGCCTGAAGCTGGCCTCGGGCGAGTTCGTCGCGGTGTTCGACGCGGACTTCGTGCCCACCCCGGACTTCCTGCGCCGCACGGTGCCCTTCTTCGTCGACTCCAAGGTCGGCATGGTGCAGGTGCGCTGGGGCCACCTCAACCGCGAGTTCTCCATCCTCACCCAGGCCCAGAGCATCTTCCTGGACGGGCACTTCATCATCGAGCACACGGCGCGCAACCGCTCCGGCTGCTTCTTCAACTTCAATGGCACCGCCGGCATCTGGCGCCGCGCCACCATCGAGGACGCCGGCGGCTGGCAGCACGACACGCTCACCGAGGACCTGGACCTGAGCTACCGCGCCCAGCTCAAGGGCTGGCAGTTCATCTTCCTGCCCGAGGTCATCTCCCCGGCCGAGGTGCCGGTGGACATGAACGCCTTCAAGAGCCAGCAGCACCGCTGGGCCAAGGGCTCCATCCAGACGGCCAAGAAGCTGCTGCCCACCATCCTCAAGAGCGACCTGCCGTTCGAGGTGAAGCGGGAGGCCTTCTTCCACCTCACCAACAACATGGCCTACCTGTTGATGGTGCTCCTGTCGGTGCTGATGCCGCTGTCCATGGTGGTGCGCTTCCATCACGGGCTGTACGGCACGCTCTTCCTGGATCTGCCCTTCTTCATCACCGCCACCGCCAGCGTGTGCTTCTTCTACGTGGCCACCCAGCGCGAGCAGGGCATCCGCGGCTGGGAGCGGGTGAAGTACCTGCCGTTCCTGATGAGCCTGGGCATCGGCCTGGCCATCAACAACGCCAAGGCGGTGCTGGAGGCGCTGCTCAACCAGCAGTCCGGCTTCGCGCGCACGCCCAAGACGGGCTCCGAGGGCAAGAAGGTCGTCCAGGTGAAGAAGACCTACCTGGGCGCCAAGACGCTCATGCCCCTGGTGGAGCTGGCCTTCGCGGCCTACTTCACCGGCGCGCTGTGGTTCGCCATCGACGCGCGCATCTACACCTCGGTGCCCTTCATCGTCCTGTTCCAGGCTGGCTTCCTGTACGTGGGCGCCTCCAGCCTGCTCCAGGGCCGCCTGAAGCCCGCCGAGCCCGCTGCCAGCATCAAGGCTGCCGCCGAGGAGCAGGCGCACCGGGCGGCTTGA
- a CDS encoding PEGA domain-containing protein: MSFSRAFVFALVATLVAPPALAQDDLFVPLPNEGKTKPKASKRRPPAKKATAKKSEPAPADDDLFVPIPSNNPSPANNKKPATAKKPPEQAPADDDLVVPIAPTKTEMLVKLGGGIKGARLFVDNKDMGPLPMSAPISIDTGEHTIVVRRPGFADFNRRVTVQQGKPWELPVTLEAVAGVVTVTSDVPGASVAINGQTRGQVPLSSLVLKPGSYEIVVSKEGFEPETKSLSVKAGKDYTVTTSLRPSEKPTAVASSDRPERPVLTPTDSGVDTSPRIPLTDEEPEVSTSSPWYKRWYVWAGVGVLTAAAAGAVVATQGGGAKPLSADTVCNGPCDATINGSGIMRLGGR, encoded by the coding sequence ATGTCTTTCTCCCGTGCCTTCGTCTTCGCGCTGGTGGCCACCCTGGTCGCGCCGCCGGCTCTCGCCCAGGACGACCTGTTCGTCCCCCTCCCGAACGAGGGAAAGACCAAGCCGAAGGCCAGCAAGCGCCGCCCCCCGGCCAAGAAGGCCACGGCGAAGAAGTCGGAGCCGGCGCCCGCGGATGACGATCTGTTCGTCCCGATTCCCTCCAACAACCCCAGCCCTGCCAACAACAAGAAGCCCGCCACGGCGAAGAAGCCGCCGGAGCAGGCCCCCGCGGATGACGATCTGGTCGTCCCCATCGCGCCGACGAAGACCGAGATGCTCGTGAAGCTGGGCGGCGGCATCAAGGGCGCGCGCCTCTTCGTGGACAACAAGGACATGGGCCCGCTGCCCATGTCCGCGCCCATCTCCATCGACACGGGCGAGCACACCATCGTCGTCCGCCGGCCGGGCTTCGCCGACTTCAACCGCCGCGTCACCGTCCAGCAGGGCAAGCCGTGGGAGCTGCCCGTGACGCTCGAGGCCGTGGCCGGCGTGGTGACGGTGACGTCGGACGTGCCGGGCGCCAGCGTGGCCATCAACGGCCAGACGCGAGGCCAGGTGCCGCTCTCCAGCCTGGTGCTCAAGCCGGGCTCGTACGAAATCGTCGTGAGCAAGGAGGGCTTCGAGCCCGAGACCAAGAGCCTCTCGGTGAAGGCGGGCAAGGACTACACGGTGACCACCAGCCTGCGGCCCTCCGAGAAGCCCACCGCCGTGGCCAGCTCGGACCGTCCGGAGCGCCCGGTGCTCACGCCCACCGACTCGGGCGTCGACACGAGCCCCAGGATTCCGCTCACGGACGAGGAGCCGGAGGTGAGCACCAGCTCGCCCTGGTACAAGCGCTGGTACGTCTGGGCCGGCGTGGGCGTGCTGACCGCCGCCGCCGCGGGCGCCGTGGTGGCCACGCAGGGCGGTGGTGCCAAGCCGCTGTCCGCCGACACCGTGTGCAACGGGCCGTGCGACGCCACCATCAACGGCAGCGGCATCATGCGGCTGGGCGGCCGCTGA
- a CDS encoding M1 family aminopeptidase: MAPARSWIILALLLCAAPALAGGSPEVQLCLQHLKPSERERAEKQLGPLNELPLYRVQLDVDPTKREVTGKVQVEVLARKRTLSELFLRLTPNASGRKVTLSDAKLDGQPVALERPEPTLIRIPVNPPLEPGALAKLEVTLQASVPRGKANTGSLLAALGASGPPGDYGAFSAVPDFLSLVGIVPMMPPLNPDGTPWAGPSGIGDLALYEPSNVLATVTVPSGWQVHATGVAMGEVPEKTRGVRYSFAAALVRDFPVFVSRGYESVSKTVGDVTVESFYASRDAAVGKRVLQYTASALQTFESKLGALPYKHFRVVEAPLSDGAGGMEFQGLITVGTSLYRGAADPNSIFEGVKGMEMFQGMLEQMSALGGGQAGGAASPFAHIAKSIERTVEFTVAHEVGHQYFAGLVGTDPIKDPVADEALTQYAAVLYFEWAHGKAAAESLRQEALVAAYQMHRMMGGEDGPAQRPTEEFSSSVEYGAIVYGKAPLFYHSARKLVGDEAFFRGLRSYVDTYRYKWACVDCFRKELAKTSSGTSGALERLQSRWWKETHGDEDLGAPSLETLMGSSMGDMKLDPETMKLLEEMLGGMSGK, translated from the coding sequence ATGGCGCCAGCTCGTTCGTGGATCATCCTCGCGCTGCTCCTGTGCGCGGCTCCGGCCCTGGCCGGCGGTTCGCCCGAGGTGCAGCTCTGTCTCCAGCACCTCAAGCCCTCGGAGCGCGAGCGGGCCGAGAAGCAGCTCGGTCCCCTGAACGAGCTGCCGCTCTACCGGGTGCAGCTCGACGTGGATCCGACCAAGCGCGAGGTGACGGGCAAGGTGCAGGTGGAGGTGCTCGCGAGGAAGCGGACCCTCTCCGAGCTGTTCCTGCGGCTGACGCCCAACGCCTCCGGGAGGAAGGTGACGCTCTCGGACGCGAAGCTGGATGGCCAGCCCGTGGCCCTGGAGCGCCCCGAGCCGACGCTGATCCGCATCCCGGTGAATCCGCCCCTGGAGCCCGGCGCCCTGGCGAAGCTGGAGGTGACCCTCCAGGCGAGCGTCCCGCGAGGCAAGGCGAACACCGGCTCGCTGCTGGCGGCGCTGGGGGCCTCGGGGCCGCCGGGAGACTACGGCGCCTTCTCGGCCGTGCCGGACTTCCTGAGCCTGGTGGGCATCGTGCCGATGATGCCTCCGCTGAACCCGGATGGGACGCCGTGGGCAGGGCCGTCGGGCATCGGCGATCTGGCGCTCTATGAGCCGTCCAACGTGCTGGCCACCGTCACGGTGCCGTCCGGCTGGCAGGTGCACGCCACGGGCGTGGCGATGGGCGAGGTGCCCGAGAAGACGCGCGGGGTGCGCTACAGCTTCGCCGCGGCGCTGGTGCGCGACTTCCCCGTGTTCGTCTCGCGCGGCTACGAGAGCGTCTCGAAGACGGTGGGGGACGTCACCGTGGAGAGCTTCTATGCCTCCCGGGACGCGGCGGTGGGCAAGCGCGTGCTGCAGTACACGGCCTCCGCGCTCCAGACGTTCGAGTCGAAGCTCGGGGCGCTGCCCTACAAGCACTTCCGGGTGGTGGAGGCCCCGCTGTCGGACGGCGCGGGCGGCATGGAGTTCCAGGGCCTCATCACCGTGGGCACCTCGCTGTACCGCGGGGCGGCGGACCCCAACAGCATCTTCGAGGGCGTGAAGGGCATGGAGATGTTCCAGGGCATGCTGGAGCAGATGTCCGCGCTGGGTGGGGGGCAGGCCGGCGGCGCGGCGAGCCCGTTCGCGCACATCGCCAAATCCATCGAGCGCACGGTGGAGTTCACCGTCGCGCACGAGGTGGGGCACCAGTACTTCGCGGGCCTGGTGGGCACCGACCCCATCAAGGATCCGGTGGCGGACGAGGCGCTCACCCAGTACGCGGCGGTGCTGTACTTCGAGTGGGCGCACGGCAAGGCGGCGGCGGAGTCCCTGCGGCAGGAGGCGCTGGTGGCCGCCTACCAGATGCACCGGATGATGGGCGGCGAGGACGGCCCGGCCCAGCGGCCCACCGAGGAGTTCAGCAGCTCGGTGGAGTACGGCGCCATCGTCTATGGCAAGGCGCCGCTCTTCTACCACTCGGCGCGCAAGCTGGTGGGGGACGAGGCCTTCTTCCGGGGCCTGCGCTCGTACGTGGACACCTACCGCTACAAGTGGGCCTGCGTGGACTGCTTCCGCAAGGAGCTGGCGAAGACGAGCTCCGGCACCTCCGGGGCGCTGGAGCGCCTCCAGAGCCGCTGGTGGAAGGAGACGCACGGAGACGAGGACCTGGGCGCGCCCAGCCTCGAGACGCTCATGGGCAGCAGCATGGGGGACATGAAGCTCGACCCGGAGACCATGAAGCTGCTGGAGGAGATGCTGGGCGGCATGTCGGGCAAGTAG